CTTTGGTATTAAGCCATTCATTATTCCATAGTTACCGGTATATAACAATAGTTACTACACATTGCAGTCATAtatttttatgaaatgaaatatatagGTTATATTAAAGTCTCTTGTATCATGGACAATGGTTTGTCCTGCAGAACTGTTTTTGCAAGGGCTTGGACCTGTGTTGGGGTAGCCTAGTTGTgaattatagtatagtatatagtatatataggcCATGTCTTGGACGAGTTGCTGACAAGATGACTTGGTAActaaggtgatttttttttaacttaaatatatatatacatgcacattaacattttaacattttataaaaacacattcatttcataATTTAAGTTTTCTAACAGttcataaataaattacataaattaattacataaattactgacaagctttataattataattacaCCTGTTGACAGGCAAAATGCATCAAGCCTATTCTTAAAGGAATTAATAGAAGGGGAACGCAAAACTTCTTCTGGAAGGTCATTCCATGATCTTACCGCACGGAGTGTGAAAaagttctttctcttttcagacagGCATGTTCTAGGGTAAAGTTTTAAAGAATTCCCTCGTGTCTCGTACCTATTGTTCTAAAACTGAAAGATAGGCTCAATTGTTACATCATATGTTCCCTGTACAAGCTTAAACACCTGAATCATATCTCCTCTGTATCTCCTAAATATGAGAGTCGGTAAACTTAATTTCCTCAATCTATCTTCATAAGACATGTTTTTCATTCCTGGAATTCATTTAGTAGCTCTTCTCTGGACCCTTTCAattttttctacatattttaatttatatggaCACCAGACGGAGCTTGCATATTCAAGGTGAGATCTTACCAGGGATTTGTACAAAGGTAAAAATACATCCTtgcatacattttgaaaagttctttttattattgcaaTCATAGatgtagcttttttttaaaaactttttcagAAATATGTGTGTGGAATTCAAATGAACCATCCACCACAACACCTACGTCCCTCTCCTCTTCTACTGGATTAACTACTATATCCCCAACTACATAATTGGCTACAGTGTCATTTTTGTTCCcaatatgtaaatgtttacaCTTTTTGGGATTCATCTTTAATAGCCACTGGCCACACCATTTGCCCATGCTACTTAGAGCTTCTTGAAGATGGTCACTTGTTATTATTCTGAAAATTTAAGTATCATCCGCAAAAAGGTAAACATCAGACTGTATCATATCTGGCAGATCGTTTATATTACAAAGAGAACAGGGCCCAAGACTAATCCCTGTGGGACCCCAGATGTCACCGGCTTCCAGTCTGAGACGGCACCATTCACTACCACCTGTTGTTTTCGTTTGTACAAAAAATcctgtatataaaataaataataaataactcTGTTGTCTAAACAATAGGATTTTAACTTTGATAGCAGTCTTTTATGAGGAACAGTGTCAAAGGCTTTTTGAAAGTCCAGATATACACAGTCAACTGTCTGTCCTCTATCCAAAGCTTTGATCATGTCTTTTGTGTAACATCTAAACTACTGTACAGTGGAAGCTAATGTTTATGCTACCATAACAAATAATCAAGATAAATTTGACATCCAATTACATAATGTTTTTGCTCATAAATTATCAAGTGTCACACAGACCCGAGTATTTGACCTACAAAGGCTCTCCAAACAGCATGTCTCAAACAGCACTGACCACCTCAGATGATACCTGGTAAATAGGgatattctttttttgtatatttgacCTGTGCAGTTGGCCTATTTGATTATTTTGTATCCTTGCATTTTAGAAATCCATGAATGTGTTAAGCCAAGGTTGAATTCATTCATCACATTTAAACATATCTAGACATTATTCAAAATAAGGacaatttgtttgaaaatatttattgtCTACATAATAATTGTTGCCCATTGATCATCTTCTTTTACAGAACAGCTTAAGCAATTTGTCCCTGTATGCACGGTTCAGGAAGAAATACATCACTGGATCCAGTACACCACTAACACAGGTCAGTGCAGATGTGATCTGATTGGCTCTTCTTAGTGACACGCGGCTTGCTGCAGTCATATAGCCATGACTGTGACTTTCAATGTATATTACCCTGCTCACATGGTAGGGCACAAATGCAAACAGGAAGTTCATCACAATGAGGATGATCATTCTTACAGCTTTGTGCGTCATTGGTCTTCTTCCCTGTTGCTTCACTACCCTTAGTTTCAGCAGAATCAGTATGTAGGAAACCATTATGGTGGTGAGGGGAAGAATAAATGCCACAAGAGTGGAAACTAAAGCTGTGGGAGATGTCTTTTCTAGATACAGCTTGTTGCAGATGCCAGTTGAGTTGTTCGTCATGTTCTTTTTAGAGAAAAGTATAGGGCTCATAGACACAATAACTGTCACCCAAAGTATGCCAACAACTACCTTTGCATACATAGCTTTCCTAACTGACTGTGATTTTATAGGTAGAACCACAGCCAGAAATCTGTCCAGGCTGATGAAACTCATTAAGTATAGGCTGCAGTACATGTTAAGGTAAAAGAGGAAGCCTGCTAGTTGACAGAGGACATGTCCAAAAGGCCAGTGGCTGTCAGACAGGTGGTAAACTATACGCATGGGTAAAATAAGGATGTAAGAGATGTCTGCTACAGACAGGTGCATCAGGAAGACCTTAGATGGAGACGTGCTGTGCTGGTAAAGGAAGGCCCACAGAGCCAAGGCATTCCCAGGCACAGCAATGATGAAAATCAGCATGTAAAATGTGGAAAATATAATGTTCTCTTGATGGGGAGTCACTGTCATAGAAGCCCTGTATCTCCTCAGAGAtgttcattgttgttgttggagaGGATCAGCCTGTTGCAGCATAGACACAAATAACCTGTTATGATGATAGCCTAGTCAAGTGATTCACCAAATCATACATTGTTATATCATAACAAAACTAAGAACACAAGGTTTGTGCATGTGACAAAAAGATGACTTGTTTGATGTAAGAAAATATCAACCTACATGTTAATGAGGCTTAGAAACAGGAACTGTCCTTACAAGGCTTTAGCCAGTGTTGCAGAAGACACACTTAATATTTCAATAATAACTACAGAATGATTAACAACAGATAGACTATTTTCAAGAGAAAAACTCAATAGAAAGGAAAAAACAATTTCAGAGCCATACAACACAATTCGCATGACTGCACATTACATTCAGAATGTAATTTTTATTGAATTTAGATACATTTGTATAAACTAgtgaaaaacatgtttcattTTTTATGGCAAACAATATCTGATAGTTGTACTTCACCTTGATGTACATTGATGCGATGAACTGCAAAACCCACCATCCAGTGCAATTAGTTGAAGTATCACCAAGTATACCAATGTAAACGTACTGACACTACCCCCAAAACCCCAGTTAatgattttaaacatttgattttAAACAAGATTTTCCAAAGATAACCAATTGCTCTGTGGcagttaataaaataaataaatgttttaggtAGTTTAAATGCTAAAACTTACAAAATGGTGTGACACGCTGTAAAGCACCACTAATCTTTGTCATCTAATCCTGTTATCCAGTGCAAAATTATAAGAGTAAATTTAGGGCATATAGCCCTCACATGTTGCACTGTGTTAATACTCGTTAATATAATTCATATTCTTACCTTTAATCGTAGAGATACAGAATGCCAAAttcttctatatatatatatatataccgtcAGTGGGAAACACTAGTGTGAGAAGAGACAGGTGAAGTGGAAGCCAGAACTGGAGAACTGCTCTGTTGTGTGGTGAGTGTTGActtccacatttacacacacacacacacacacacacacacacacacacacacacacacacacacacacacacacacacacacacgacatgaGTAACAGAAGAATGTGAGTTGTGCTGTATGAGGACAAGATGATTATTcttatacacaaacaaacagaaagccaGAAACAgataacaataaatacattgaaGCTCAATGCATTACAAGCATGCAAGTCTTTATTTTTGCTACTCCAACACAGTTTTTGTCTTTACCACATTGCTCCTTTATAGTATGATTTAAAGCTTTacaaaaatgagagaaaaccaGATATTTACAAAATCTATCTGTGCAAACATAATTCTTCTTTTACATCACTCTCCTAAAGTATTTGAAAGGCATGCATACAAATAAACTTTGGTATGTTAACAAAACTACTTATTTTCTTAGTAGAAGCATCTATGTACATGTGGTAGAACTGAATCACGTTTTAGTACAGTTTACATTTAGACAACAATACATGTTAACTTAACAAACCAAGACCAGCAGTGCAAACACTGAGGTCAATACTTCAGCCATCACACCAAGAGAGTGCATGTAAATTCCCCTAAATCTTGTGACTGAGTTAGGCCTGAAGTGAGTCATTGTACTACAACTTTGGCAAATAGGCACACTCAAATGAAAACTTGTGTTATTTATCATACCAGCTTTACATATCTGTAAAAGAAATTGGCAGTTCATATGGGTGAAAAATGAGAACATTATCTTGGAAAACAGAAGTTAACAATGaatttaactttaaaatgtctGTATACATTATGTATACACTCATAAAAGGCATTTACAAGGGCTGTGTTGAATGTCTGGCAACATAAGAAATATAGAAGATTAAATATACTATGGTTATTCAATCTCtggtttgaaaaataaaacaacatttttacatgGTACTTTGTGATTGTACATCAACTCTATATTCCCTATTCATAGCTACAGCAAGAAAAATAGATTTCCAACACCATGAGAGCCTTCCACTTCAACTACAAAGTAGTACAactacacatttttttaataaaatattttgtcagaACATCTGGTACACCTCCAAAAAACAATCAGAATCTAAGTAAGTATTTTTCAAAACTGAAAATTGTAACTTATAGGAGATAAGCATTGGTGTGTGAATGTCAGTGTCAAATAAAACATGGAGTGGGGGAGTGCATCACTTAATacttttacaaaaactttcaaaaacagaaataaaaacagcaaattaAAACTATGAAACATGACCAGCTCTACCTGCTATGCGGTAAAGCCAGAGGGGCGATAATGAGGCTAGGTGGTGTCCTTAGCTGCTGTGGCTGTTGGGATGTAGGATTTTCCGCTGCTGCCATTGTGGGACCTGTAGCTGGTGAAGCTGGGGGTGTGTATGGTGCGGATGCTCTTTCCACCTGGGCCCAAAGGTGTGGGCgacagaggggagggggaggaggatgaggaggagaatgaAGAGGAGGCGGAGGAGTGCACTCGACCATTCTGAGTCTGCGAGGAGAACGAGAGAGCTTTACCTGTGTGCTGTGAGGGTGTGGGGAGTTTGAGGGATCCGTTAGACAGGGAGGGGATGTGGGAGGAGGGTTGGGAACCGGAACGAGGAGTGTGAAAGGACAGGATGGATGACTTTgtcacagaggaggaagaggaggaggaggaggaggaggagaaagagttAATGGGATTAGTAGCATCTGAGTTTGGTGCAGACTGGGAGCTGCCTTTAGTAGAGCTAGGATAAAAAGCAGGGATTTTAGAGGTGGGTATAGTAGGGGAAGTAGTTTTATGATCCCCTCCCACTCTTTTAGCACTTCCGTTAGCCTGCAAACAGAGATGCCAAAACAGATACTGGTTGTCAAAAAGAGAAATCTGGTCAAATAATACATATGAAAGGCAAgaccatgttaaaaaaaactacaagttATACACATAGTAACACACTAAGACTACACAAACATGAATATTGCTGAGACACAACTAAAAGACACCAAAACATATACAGGTCTGTTTTACTAGGTTATATGAAGAGTGAGACACATTGAACTGAGAGACATGTTACCAAGAAACAGAACACTGCAAGGGTTAGACCGTGCGATGGCAGACAGGAGGGGCATCTCTACAGACTGCCTCTGTTAGAGTTAGGCCTCGTTAAGGGGCTGTGGGGGGGAATTCACAAGGGAAAGATGCATACGAAGGCTGGAGAGAATTAGATAATAGTGGGGTTAGAAGAGTGGGAGCAGATAGGGGGAAATGTGGGCTGGTATTCCACTGAAACTGACGGTGCAAGATGGTGAGTTTTGGCGTGGTCTTGAGGGTAAGGAAATATATCACCGTGAGGTTAAGAAGCTGTGCAGTAATGTTGGGTTTGAGCGGAGGTGCATTGTAAGAAGGGAGGAGCATAGCCGAAAAGTCAGTTAGGTTGGTGTTTTAACATAGCCATAAGCATCCTGggatttggcaacactgtttaGGAACTCAGCTGTGATGGGAACTGGAGATGTGATGACAACTCAGATGATGACAGGGTAGGATTCCACTTTTCTTTGccatttttccttcttttttttgtttagtcacCAACACAGTGAAAACCATGAGCAGTGTGGACATGCAAAAGCATACAGTACAGTGATGTTATGGGGTAACAGTCAAGAGTCAAACATGCCTTCTTGTCAGAGCAGACTCGAGAGAAACATTAACAGATCCACAGTCGCCACCGTGgtgactttattattattttttcaacacTTGAAATCTCACAGCTTTGGTACTCTTTTTTCCTAATAATACATGCCTCATGTTTTTTATCCCTATATGTTTGATTCCTTTAGTCTCTGGTAAAACCCTACAGTAAAACTACCTGTCGGAACTGCCTCTGAGCGTCCTGCAGTTTTTGCTGTTTTCCTGCTTTGTCAGTAGTACCCGGCGACTGCCTGGACTTCGCAGACAAAGGGACGGGCATCCGACTAGTAGGGGAAGCGACACTGGTGTTCTGCAAGGGGATCCAaacgaaaaacaaaacaagaaataaaacaaaagaaagaaaaaaacacacaccataTAGGAAGCATGAAAAATCAAGGCACTAACAGGTAACACCTCAACGATCAACACCAGTGAAAGATCATGCACCCAGTGGGACCATTAACATGTAAGTCAATACACAGTAGTACATGCAGTCAAGAATAAGGAAGATATCAGAGATTTATCATCATAAGAGTGTTTTTGATGATGAGTTCGCCACTTGCTGAAAACCTCAGAGTTTTAGCAATGAACTGAAAAACATGGTAGCCAGGAACCCAACAAAATGCCACCCCCAATCATGTCACCATGATTtcacagagggagaaagacacAGGGGACATTTCCAATAATTCCAAGCACCCGTGGAGTGGATTAATGATTTTGGTAATTTCAGTGGTTAGGGTTGGAGTGAAGGGAGGttgtaaactgaaaaagaaggACCCATAGCCTCCCTGAGCAGcaagagctagagagagacctGTTGTACGGTGCTGGGGACACTGGGgacggtggtggtggtggtggtggtagtagggATGACTACAGGGCGAGGAAGGAGCTGAGGTTTAGTCTTCTTCTGCAAATAATTTTTGCTGGGTACCTTAGGGCCTGACCCTCTGGAGgtagggagagaggaagacctCTTCAGCCCCACTCCTTCTGAGCTTTTCCCATTCCCTGCTTTAGCTTCCTCCGTGCAGACTGGCTCCCCAGGGGAGCATGGTCCCATCTCACTGATAGTGGTCTCCAGCTGCTTGATGGTCTGCTCCAGGCTGTCCAGTGTCTTGTAGGTGTTCTTCCGGATCTCATCCGTCCTGTAGAGGGAGTCGGAGTTCTGCCTCTTCAGCGCGACTGAGCCTGTTGCCTTGGGAGCGTCTGCCAAGGATTTTGAACGTGTGATCTCAAATCTCTTTGCTTCTTTGTGCTGCTTGACAGTACCGTCGGGTTCCTCCTCGTCTTCATACACAACCACCTGTAAAGTCTTCTTGCCTGACTTGGTGCCCGTGCGAATCGCCTGGGTCAGTGCAGCCAGCTGTTTCTTAGGGAACTTAAACTTGAACTTCTTCTTAACATCCTGCTTGGTGTCACCATTTGACTCCGAGTTTCCACCACTGTCCGTCAGCTCAGAGATTGAAGACGAAGATGAGGATGATATGCTAAAGTGGTCTGCGGTGACCTGTGACGTGATGACGTTTATGCCATCGACCACCTCAGTCCCTCCCGCTTTAACCTGCTGCCCACCACTCCTCTCCGTGTCCGACTCCTCACTCTCCTCCTCGATGCACTCTGCCGCGAGCATCCTGTCCAGTTCCTCCTCACATTCAAAGATGGTGGACAGGCGCTTGTATGCTGAACGGATGTCCATGGGCTCATCAAAAATGATGATGACAGGCTTCTTGTTAAAGCCATTATCCTGTGGCCCATTGGGATCCACTGTGGTGTTCCCTCGGTTAGTGGCGCTACCCACAGTAACAGTCTGGACACTTCCTTTCTTggcattgaccaggtcctggtACTCGCCACAGGACAGGGCCTGGACTTTGCTGTTAGTGATCATAAATGCTATGTTGTCAGGGGGTGGAGGTGCCTCTTCTCCAGGTAAGTCAGGACTAAGACTAGCCTCCTCATTACCCTCCTCACAGTTAGCTTTGGGTGGATCACTGTCCTGACTAAGAGCCTTTTTGGGTGGAGCAACAGAACTTTTAGGCGCCGCTCTTATAGTACTGGTTGTTGTGGTTGCCACAGGCTCAGGTATTATATTCTTACTAGCAGAAACATGTTGCTGTatgactttactttttttttcagtgttaatTTTATTGAGGATTTTCcccttctccatttctgcactGGTCTTCAAGGATTCGGAGCGTTTAACTTGCTTCCTTGGAAGTTTGAATCCTTTCAGTCCCACAGGTTTAGGTGATATAGGTGGAGGTGTTATAGGTGGGGGTGATTTGGGTGGTGGAGACagtggtggctgctgctggctTGGAGAATTGTCGTTAACATTGACATTTGACACCTGTGATGGAGGTTGTATGGGCTCTCGGTGTTCGGGGGTTTCCTCCGTTCCTGATGGGGGTGGGTACTCTTTGGGAATCTGACCAGTCACATAGTATATGACCTAAAAAAGTAAAGAAGTAGCTGTTTAAAACCTCTCAAAATCTAGAACAAACATGAACTATacattaatataattaataaaagaaagtcATACATACCCCTTGGCTCTGTCGGACAGTAGTATTCCCATTTTCATCTGTGTCTGGGTCTTTATCCTCTCGAGTGGGCTCTGAGCTCTGCTAGGACAGTGTGTGAGGGAATAATATTACTGTGCAACTGGTGTGTCAGGTTGCTGTGGTTTAAGTGTGAATTCACATACATCGCAGTAACATCCGCAGCACTGCATTGGGCCATTACCTTCTACAAGGCAACAGcgaaatatactgtatgacatCAAATTTATATGCTGTTTTGATATTAATTTCTGTATATCCAACTGCATGCAgggaaaatgaataaatattactttttaaaagctaAGACTATAAGCTGCTTTATTTTACAACAGCCAAATCAACTTCTTTATGATGGTTAAATCCTGTCTGTTCTTTTTTACACTTCCACTGTTGATAATACAGCAATGAAGTTTTCTTTCTTCCGGTTCTAGATAATTAAAATAACCTTTATACATCCTGTTTACATCTTGTTCACACAGTACACGCTGCTAATACTACGCAAAGCGCCTCTCACACTACTTGACTTTAGGGAAATAATTGGGTCTGTTACCATCTACTCATTTTAACTTGGTTGTAAACTAGTCAAATACCGTATGTTGCACATGAACATACAGTACCTGTCCTTGTTGTCACATAAATTAACAAAATCATATTAAATGTGCGTATTGTTTaatcaaaatgtgaaaaaatatgGGTTTGTGTTGGTTATTTAGATGTAAAGCTGGGAAAGCAAACTGAAGTCAAGTTGtgcaaagacaaagagaaacagaaaagtaATCCCTCAGAAAAGTTTAAGTGGGGGAGAGAAGCATGCAAAGGGGCCTGACTGACCTCTAGTGAACCAAGTCTGCAAAAACAGTTTGTGTCTGCAAAGTGAGTTGTTTCTCTCAAttgtcaatctttttttttttagaaatctTTTTTCTGCTGATTTTGTATGAAGCAACGTAATTAAAGAAAGACACAAGACGATTTAATTGCCTGTAGAATACAGTGCCGAGGTCTTTATTGACAAGTGATAATTAAATCAGTGGCAAAACACATCATTGTCTGGTCCAGGCGCACAAAAGACACAGCATCTATTCAGAGGCTTCATTTTATGCAGACTTAATCCTGAAATATATTCAAGCTGAGATATCCAGTAGAACCAAAAGAGGGAAGGAAACTGAGGCAGCAAGGAAAGGAGCTTTTTGGAGGCAGCTGTTACAGGTTTCTCTCGAGCCAAAGCAAGGGTGCAGAAGTTGTAGAAGGGTTAAGACACAGCCATCCATTGTATCAGACAGTGGGCAGAGGCAGGCAGTTAGGTGGGTAGCTGCACGGCGACGTATATTTTACCTTTTTCTCTTTGAGGGGCAATAAGGCCCCCGGTCTTAGTTCTCTGATTTGCGGTTCAATTCGAGAGGTGGGTTCTACCAAATTTTTCACCCCTACATCCTTAACTGTGCACTTCTGGAATACCTGAAGAGTGAAAAAAAGTGAAGGGGAAATGGGAACAAG
The sequence above is drawn from the Sander vitreus isolate 19-12246 unplaced genomic scaffold, sanVit1 ctg445_0, whole genome shotgun sequence genome and encodes:
- the LOC144514087 gene encoding LOW QUALITY PROTEIN: uracil nucleotide/cysteinyl leukotriene receptor (The sequence of the model RefSeq protein was modified relative to this genomic sequence to represent the inferred CDS: deleted 1 base in 1 codon): MNISEEIQGFYDSDSPQENIIFSTFYMLIFIIAVPGNALALWAFLYQHSTSPSKVFLMHLSVADISYILILPMRIVYHLSDSHWPFGHVLCQLAGFLFYLNMYCSLYLMSFISLDRFLAVVLPIKSQSVRKAMYAKVVVGILWVTVIVSMSPILFSKKNMTNNSTGICNKLYLEKTSPTALVSTLVAFILPLTTIMVSYILILLKLRVVKQQGRRPMTHKAVRMIILIVMNFLFAFVPYHVSRVIYIESHSHGYMTAASRVSLRRANQITSALTCVSGVLDPVMYFFLNRAYRDKLLKLFCKRR